One segment of Trypanosoma brucei brucei TREU927 chromosome 8, complete sequence DNA contains the following:
- a CDS encoding vacuolar-type Ca2+-ATPase 2 produces MHPLESPQEHKTQVSPENNGNETKSVLQKLFTCNEDPKPLYEELGGVEGIAERLGTSITDGIDSFSVENRRAVYGRNELPEEAPLTFWKILKAAWSDRMIILLTLAACVSLILGLTVPEPGHEKVDYKTGWIEGTAILMAVIAVTSASSIQDYRKELKFRALVEENSAQPISVIRDGHKVTVDVTEIVVGDLVSLSPGLVIPVDGLYVRGLSVVVDESSVTGENDLKKKGAEHPILLSGTVVSTAEDAYILACAVGESSFGGKLLMESRLDGEPRATPLQERLDELAAFIGRVAIISAVLLFIVLCIIEIERIATNKQQFYPKKFLNFLLLCVTIVVVAVPEGLPLAVTIALAYSQNQMQKDNNQVRRLCACETMGNATQICSDKTGTLTQNRMTVVQGYIGMRRFRVSNPGDPSSTVNLEGVSSDAQSLLMLGLALNSSSEKELLPGNVGAESDLLSRWTWRTDKGNKTDQAILDFVDRVLISVPGSCNDKELPHQKLRMTNRSRGFAIFPFTSERKFMTAVVAGADGVVMQYVKGGSDRVLGMCNRYLSSEGREEPLTEEVTEMITEQIRSIAGDANRTIGVAYGRIGTDGAVPEEEPEGPFVWLALLGIQDPLRPEVVDAVRMCQRAGVTVRMCTGDNLDTAVAISRQCGIYNRLRGDLALTGKDFRNLVYDTYGDEANMEKFWPVLDRMMVMGRSQPLDKQLLVLMLMLRGEVVAVTGDGTNDAPALRLANVGFVMRSGTDIAVKSGDIVLLDDNFRSVQRAVVWGRTVNDNIRKFLQLQLTVNVVSFLVTVVGTLVREGKSSPLTTVQLLWVNLLMDTLAALALATEQPTEDCLNRGPSSPRAPLVSRRMWFTIFSVATVQLTAFFSVLTFGGKYFGEDENGKHLHRTFLFNVFVFGTIFHMLNCRKLYRELNVFEGMGRSVFFIVVVGSCIAFQVLAICTFNDFMGVRPLSIKQWGVSIGIAAISLVVGILSRVVSIREPVFALIPDSRNVDGSASRLIKDVSVAAEQRQRETDGTSDASSLLAGRLRAQSRWRRLQAEHVKKPRVVNAFRRAWTDRDMKRGSTRQLYDTLRMV; encoded by the coding sequence ATGCATCCACTTGAGTCACCGCAGGAACATAAGACACAAGTATCACCGGAGAACAATggcaatgaaacaaaaagcgTCCTGCAAAAGTTATTTACTTGCAATGAAGATCCAAAGCCCCTATACGAGGAACTTGGCGGCGTTGAGGGTATTGCCGAACGACTTGGCACGAGTATAACAGATGGCATCGACTCTTTTTCTGTAGAGAATCGGCGTGCTGTGTATGGGAGGAATGAGCTTCCTGAGGAGGCTCCGCTGACATTCTGGAAGATTTTAAAAGCTGCATGGAGTGACCGCATGATCATACTTTTGACCCTTGCCGCATGTGTGTCGCTTATCCTCGGGTTAACTGTGCCGGAACCCGGACACGAGAAGGTTGACTATAAGACAGGTTGGATAGAGGGCACCGCCATTCTTATGGCCGTGATTGCAGTAACCTCAGCATCGTCTATTCAGGATTACCGCAAGGAGTTGAAATTCCGTGCTCTTGTGGAGGAGAACTCTGCTCAGCCAATCTCCGTCATTCGTGATGGTCACAAGGTTACGGTGGATGTGACAGAAATTGTTGTGGGTGATCTTGTGTCCTTGTCACCGGGTCTTGTTATCCCTGTAGATGGTTTATACGTACGTGGTttgagtgttgttgttgatgagtCGAGTGTGACTGGCGAGAATGatctgaaaaagaaaggcgcCGAACATCCAATCTTACTTTCTGGGACTGTTGTGAGTACGGCTGAGGATGCTTACATTCTTGCGTGCGCCGTCGGTGAGTCTTCTTTTGGTGGAAAGCTGCTAATGGAATCTCGTCTCGACGGTGAACCGAGGGCGACTCCCTTGCAGGAGCGGTTGGATGAGCTGGCCGCTTTTATTGGTCGAGTTGCAATTATATCCGCCGTTCTGCTTTTCATAGTACTTTGTATCATCGAAATTGAGCGAATTgctacaaacaaacaacaattttACCCGAAGAAGTTCCTGAACTTTCTCCTACTTTGTGTGACGATTGTTGTCGTCGCAGTGCCAGAGGGCTTGCCGTTGGCGGTGACGATTGCTCTTGCGTACTCACAGAACCAGATGCAGAAGGACAATAATCAGGTGAGGcgtttgtgtgcttgtgaGACAATGGGCAATGCAACACAGATTTGCAGTGATAAAACTGGGACGCTGACTCAGAATCGTATGACTGTGGTACAAGGTTACATTGGGATGCGGCGGTTCCGTGTCTCGAATCCCGGAGATCCCTCGTCCACGGTTAATCTGGAGGGTGTGTCTAGTGATGCACAGTCGTTACTAATGCTTGGTCTTGCACTGAATAGTTCGAGTGAGAAGGAGCTTTTACCAGGTAATGTGGGAGCTGAGTCTGACTTACTGTCTCGATGGACGTGGCGTACCGACAAGGGCAACAAAACTGACCAAGCGATATTGGATTTTGTGGATCGCGTGTTGATATCGGTACCGGGTAGTTGTAATGACAAGGAGCTTCCACACCAGAAGTTACGCATGACAAACCGCAGCCGTGGCTTTgccatctttccttttacgAGCGAACGGAAGTTTATGACTGCTGTGGTTGCAGGTGCGGATGGAGTTGTGATGCAGTACGTGAAAGGGGGCTCTGATCGTGTGCTTGGCATGTGCAACCGATACTTGTCGTCAGAGGGTCGTGAGGAGCCGCTGACGGAGGAGGTAACTGAGATGATCACTGAGCAGATACGGTCAATAGCGGGGGACGCAAATCGCACAATCGGCGTGGCATACGGGCGTATCGGTACGGACGGTGCGGTTCCCGAGGAGGAACCCGAGGGACCATTTGTGTGGCTTGCACTATTAGGCATCCAGGACCCGCTTCGTCCAGAGGTTGTGGATGCTGTGCGAATGTGCCAGCGTGCGGGAGTGACAGTGAGGATGTGTACGGGTGACAATCTCGACACAGCCGTTGCAATTTCTCGGCAATGTGGAATTTACAATCGACTGCGTGGTGATCTTGCGCTCACTGGGAAGGACTTCCGCAACCTTGTGTATGACACTTATGGTGACGAGGCGAACATGGAGAAGTTCTGGCCTGTTCTTGACcggatgatggtgatggggcGTTCGCAGCCTCTGGACAAGCAACTGCTCGTACTGATGCTGATGCTCCGTGGTGAGGTCGTTGCTGTGACTGGTGATGGGACAAATGACGCCCCTGCGCTGCGTCTTGCAAATGTGGGTTTTGTGATGCGCAGTGGCACGGATATAGCGGTGAAGTCCGGTGATATTGTGCTTTTAGACGACAACTTCCGTTCTGTCCAGCGTGCCGTTGTTTGGGGGCGGACTGTGAATGACAACATccgcaagttcctgcagctGCAATTAACCGTGaacgttgtttcttttctagTAACTGTTGTAGGTACCCTCGTGAGGGAGGGTAAGTCTTCACCGTTAACGACTGTACAGCTGTTATGGGTAAATCTTCTTATGGACACACTTGCGGCGCTCGCTCTCGCAACGGAGCAACCGACAGAGGATTGCTTAAATCGTGGTCCGTCTTCCCCCCGAGCTCCCCTTGTCTCACGTCGAATGTGGTTCACAATTTTTTCCGTTGCCACAGTTCAGCTaactgctttcttttctgtgctCACGTTTGGTGGAAAGTATTTTGGGGAGGATGAGAATGGCAAGCATTTGCACCGAACATTTCTATTcaacgtttttgttttcggcaCTATATTCCACATGTTAAATTGTCGCAAATTGTACCGAGAACTTAATGTGTTTGAAGGGATGGGTCGGTCggtattttttattgttgtcgtCGGTTCGTGCATTGCGTTTCAAGTGTTGGCCATCTGCACCTTTAACGACTTTATGGGTGTCCGTCCCCTTTCGATCAAGCAATGGGGTGTAAGTATCGGTATTGCTGCCATTTCACTTGTTGTGGGTATTTTGAGCCGGGTGGTGAGCATCAGGGAACCTGTGTTTGCACTGATACCAGATAGTAGAAATGTCGACGGTAGTGCCTCTCGCCTCATCAAAGATGTTTCGGTGGCTGCGGAGCAGAGGCAGCGGGAGACGGACGGGACAAGTGACGCCTCTTCGCTTCTTGCGGGTCGGTTGCGTGCGCAGTCGCGGTGGCGTAGACTTCAGGCAGAGCATGTGAAGAAACCTCGTGTTGTTAATGCATTCCGCCGCGCATGGACGGATCGCGATATGAAACGGGGCTCCACCCGACAACTTTATGACACATTAAGGATGGTATGA